The Mercurialis annua linkage group LG7, ddMerAnnu1.2, whole genome shotgun sequence genome includes the window gaaacatattttatttaaatcctCTCCATTGTTGAAACACTCCTTTTTAGTCAaaggaaaaatatttgatatccAAATTTGTTTCTGGATGTACAAAGGATTTTTATGTATTACTTTCtttttcatataaatattattgTAGAATTAAAATGATCTGGATGTATTAGAACTGAACTATGATTTTTGGTTGAAGATGCATGCTTTTAATGAGttcattattttgttttgcCCAGGTGGAGAGCATTCATCAGTACATTGAATCTATGAGAACTGCCTATCTTGCTGATCAACGGCGTCGAGGGGAGCTAAATGATCCTTTCCTTGAAGCTGATCGGCGGGAAACGGCAAAGCAAGAAGCTGCCGCTAAGCGAGTACATCCAACTTTGCATTTGCCTGCAAATTCGCAACCTTCAACACAGGTCGCTGGGTTATTTGCAAGCTCTTCAACTCCTGCAGCATCAACAGCCCAGCCGACACCTGCTGGAAGCGGGTTATCTCTTTTCAGTACACCTTCAACTGCACAAACTTCTTCTTTCCCATCAAATTCTTTATTTGCAACACCAACCGTCCCTGCAAATACATCCTCTTTGTTTGGATCATCGGGTCCTTCCTCACAGCCTTCGCTTTTTAGTTCATCATCGGCATCAATGTTTACTCCTGCTTCAACTCCCTCTTTATTTAGTGGTAATGCAACACCTTTTGCTTCTACTACACCTGCTACTGGTTCCTTATTTTCAACGCCTGCTACTGGTTCCTTATTTTCAACGCCGTTTGCATCAGGTATTTCCTATTTTTAATATTGGCTTAATGTTTTTCAACAGTATTATTCAGAAGTTCTCATACTATTTTTTTTCGGATTGGTGCTTaccaatttgtttttttaaaacactCTGTGAACTGCTTATTTTATACTCGCGGGTCCTTTTGTCAATGGAATTTGGAGCGCGTGATTTCAAACGCctccaaattaaaaataatcttaATTCATTAACCCTAATTTATATGAAGATTAACATGAATGCTTGTATCACGCTCCAAATTCTGTTGACCAAAAGGATCCACGGGTTTATAAATAAGACGTATAAGGAGTTAATTGGTTACGATTTTTCTTTAGTTATCAGATGTTCATTTGACTTGTGCTACATTGCTTATAAAAATTTGCTCCATctcttttaaaatgttttttcaTTTGCATAATTTAAGTTCCCTATTTGAATTTCTTCTTTTGCCCTGTCAAGGACTTAGCCCTCTGCATTAGAGATAATTTATACCATAATTAGAGTCTCACAtaactatttaaaattttagattaattagttAATGTTATGACTAGTTGAGTACAAGGTAAAGATAGCAAGCAGTTATTTGCTTGTGGGGTGTGTTAGAGATAATTTAACCATAGTTGGAACTTCACCTATTTATATTCCACGTATAAGAAAGATAAGTTAAATAGATATTAATTGAATTGAGTAGCTGCTGTTGTCGAGTATAGCTTATAAGTTTGGATAAGGGAATCGTTGCAATATTGCTATTTTCTaacaatttttagtttttttgtgaCCATTTGAATTAATTTATCCGTTTTTTCTCATAGGTCCTGCAACCACATCTAACTCTAGCTTTGGAGGATCATCTGTAAGTAACTTTTGTCAGTCATTATATCTTTTATCTTCTGCTGCATCCTACTGTATAATTGATCTTCTTATCCCATTGTGCTATGTCCTTACAGAAACCAAGACCAAAATCCCGAACAGCACGGCGGTAGTAACAATGGCTTTGATCAAATGTTCATGCCAACTTCTTTATATGCTCGGATGATGGTCTCTCCATTCAGCTACTTTTAGCTTTGCTTGTCATATGCCTGCTGCGACAGATTCGTGAGTCTTCATTCCTTTGGGCCATAAAGGCTTCATAAAGATTGCTGCGAGATCCTTGTACGATAAGTCCTTGATAGAGGATATTTTCGATATAGATCCATCTTAAAAGAAGCATAGCATGCTCGTTTTTGTTTCTGTAGTTCATGTAGCTGTGACTTCATGTGACATTTCATCATTTTTCAAGACGAAAGTGTATTATCAAGAGATCATATATTGATTTTGAAAGCTAACTATTTGTCCTGGACAAAAGAATGTCAATCTTGTACACTTTAGATGCAAATCAACAAAACTAATCTTTCTGACTGTATAAGCTTGCAAAATTTTGGCTTATAAATGAATAATCAACAAAATTTTCCTGTTTCTATTTTATTCCTTCACATGGACTGGATAGTTACAAATTGTGATTATTGACACAGCTTGCAGCTAGCATCAACGATCCAAGCTAAGATATCTACACTTTCTGGCTCTTTAAGGTGAACGCGGTGTCAGAAGTGAGGATTCTGAAAAGTCCTTATACTAACACATTTTGGAAAGTCCTGTTAAGTTTAACGTGAAATAGATCAATCAACCCCGAAATAAATAGTGCTACTTAGCGTAGATATGGTGTTCATATATCGAAATCAGAATCCCAATCAAGCTTCTTCATATTAAAATGGCCTTGTCAAATTCTATGTGGAATATATCCTTGCATCAAATTCTGATTCATCTATAACTGATTTGTTCATGTTCACCTGAAGTCTATGCACTTCAGCTTGTGCTTTATCAATCAACAAATTTGATTGGTCATCAGAAGAGAACACATGAATGTCATTTTTGGACTCAATCCAGCTTACTCCAGGATCTTTTTCTAATGCCAATTGTCTTATCTTTTTCCTTAATTCTGCAACACCATCGTATCTCCCTGTAACAGCGAAAAGATTTGAAAGCAGAATATATGTTGCCCTATCTTCTGAATCCAATTTCAACACTCGTTCTGCTGCTCGAATTCCTATCTTCAAATCCCGCTTATTTACGCAAGCGCTCAACAAAGTTCTCCATAGTTTCAAATTCTCTTCACCGTATACTGATTCTGTAATAAGCTTTTCTGCCTCGTCCAGTAAACCAGCTCGGCTTAGTAAACTTACCATGCAACTATAGTGTTTCGGACCAGGTATAATGCCGTTTCTCGTCATGTAACCCCACAAGAATTTCCCCTTCTCAACTAACCCGCAGTGATTGCAGGCAGATAGTAGGGACAAGAATGTTACTTGATCTGGTTTTAGACCATATTCTAAAACCTCAGCAAAAAGCGTGATTGCTTCCTCTGCCATTCCGTGGTGACTAAATCCACCGATCATCGAATTCCAGCACTTCAAGTCCGGGTTGGAAACTTCGGAAAATATCTTTTCCGCAGCTTGAAGATTACCGTTTTTAGCATACATATCTACAAGACTTCCACAAACAGACATTTCTGCTCCGCATCCCGTTTTAACAGTCTGAGCATGAATCATCTGTCCTTGCTTTAAAATTGCAAGATCCGCACAAGCGCTCAGAGCTCCACTTAGAGCGAAACTGTCGCTCTTATGGCCTTCTTGACACATCTTACAAAATAGTTTTATTGCACTTTCACCATCGCCCAACCTACAATGCCCCATAATCATTTCAGTCCAAACAACAACATCCTTCTCTTTCGTCAAACTGAAAACCTTTCGAGCGGATTCAGTATCGCTGTTATTAAAATACATCGACACTAGGGCATTTCCTATGAAGACACTACAATGCAACCCTGCTTTAATAACCTGAGCATGAAGAGGTTTCCCATACTCATAAGCTGGAAAATCACAAGTTCCTGAAATAATGGCTGTAAAAGTATATTCATCTGGTTTAGAGAAAGACTTGCCAAGCAGCTCGACAAACATTTCCATAGCTTTCTCACCTTCTCCACTTTTAGCACACCACGAAATCATTGAATTCCAGGAAACTAAATTCCGGTTCTCCATTCTACTGAAAACACTAAACGCCATTTTTCTGTCGCCGCAGCTACAATACATATCAAGCAAGGAATTCTGCAAAGCCGAATCAGGTACTACATTCAAAATAACAACTCGGGCATGAATAACTCGTCCCCAACTATAATATCCCAGTTTGCTACAAGCATTCAGTACCAATGAACACGTAAACCGGGTAGGAGTTTCACCAGACCTCACCATTTCACCATATAAACATAAGCTTTCCGTAATCCTACCATTCTTTAAATTTGCTGATATTATCGAATTCCACAGTATAACATCCTTTTCCGCCACATTCATAAACACTTTCTCCGCGGATTCCAAATCCCCACGATCCGAATACATTCCAAGCAATGTAGTTTGAACGCAAACATCATTAACAAACCCAAATTTAATAACTTGACCATGAAACAAACACCCCAAAAACCAATCCTCAAGTGAGCAACACACTTGCAATAAACTTGTAAATGTCGCTCCATTCGGCCTCAACCCTCGGAAGCCCATATCAGCATACAACTTAAAACTCAAACCCACATAGCTACAATCTCTACAATACGCTGAAATTAGCGCATTATAAGAGATAATATTTCGTTGAGgcattttatcgaacactttctGTGCATCCAATCGTGAACCGCAATGCGCATACATAGCAATGACATTGTTGTTAAGATAAGGAGCTTGTGCATAACTGCTACAGGCTGTGGTAGTTAGAATCAACGCGTGTAATTGACGTGCCTTTTTAAGCGAGTTAATAGTTGTACACTTGTTTATCAGAGTTTCTAAAAACGTTAATGGTGACATTAACCGCCAAAATTTGAAGCCGTTATAGAAATAGAAACGCCACCGTTTTATATGCTGCTTCTATAATAACCAGACGGTAAAGCGACGCCGTATTTGCCTCTTAACGTTGCAGCTTACAGTTTCGCGGGCGATTATCAGAATCTGAAAAAATGTGTCGTCACTTGTTCTTTGCGAAGCTCTGCTGTTTGATTACTAATAAGCTTCCCGTGCATACAGTTAAGTTttctgataattttttttataatttttagggtttctgtttgatgtatatttttaattttatattataatatacagGAATTAGAAGTGGTTAATTTAAGCAAAGAAAAGGAGAAGGATCTTCTAATAGCACTGTCTCAGATTTATAGAGATATTCAAAAACTTGAGTGTGGTGGTGGTTTAGATTTGCATCATGAAGATGATCATAACTGTTTGATAAAAGTCCTAGCTGACTTGGTgaagtttattttcttttgaagtttGTTATGTCATGTTTAATAATAAGTTCAGTATTCTGAAATTTGACTTTTATGTGCTTTTGCTTTGAAATTTGCTTTGACAGATAATATTATTAACAGTCGAGAATCGATATGTACAGCATTTAGTTGGCAACATTCTTGTTGTCATATCTGAATTTGTGTCTGCTTCTGTAAGTTGAACTTGTTAATGTTGTGTTGGAACTAATTGTGTTTTATTTATCTTGTTaagatgtaaatatttttctctcttttgcAGGGAAGTGAATGGGATTCTTTCGTTAAATCGTTGTTTATTTGTCTGAAATTGGTGATCTGTAATATGTTGTCACATTCTTTGGAGTTGGCTACATGTGGAGACGGGGTTTTAAAATGTGATCCGTCTAGCTTTGTTGTCTTAAAATCGAGATTAGTAAATGCTGACGGGTCTACGGCTGCTGCAATTATTCGAGttttacgtaacattttaaaaaatttaaagcaagaagatgatgatgaacTTCATGGAGTGTACCTTGGGTCCGTGAGTTCTTTTCTTTCAAATATGTCCTCCTATATTAGGGGTGAGAGCCAAGCTGGTCAGATTAGTGGGACTAAGGAAAGCGATTCTCGGAATGTACACTATATGGATGCTTTACTTGAAAGAAATATCTGTGACGAGCAGAAGAAAATATTGTTTCTTGGCACTTTTATTCAATTTCTCTGTTCATTGGTTGAACAAAGCTTTGAGGTGGAAGCAGAGATTGGTTTACAAGATCATTATCCAATTCTTTGCTTAATTACGAGCTTTGTGCCTAAATTTTTGTCTTGGCAAGGGAATTGTGACTGTTCATCTGTCTCTCTATACTTCAGACATAAATTGTTGGTAAGAATTTTCCTCATTGCTTCAGTTGTTTGATTCATGTAAAGGGGTGATAGTCTTTGCGTACATTCTTTAGGACAACCATAAAGATGTCTTGCATAGGAAAAGAGCTTGTTTTCAGTCTTCTGACAACAACCAGATTTCCTCTTTAGATGCTTACTCGTTGCTATGATGTTACTCCCGGTGCACTTTACTTGTCTTTTTAGCTGCATCTAGTGTATATTTGCTGTGATACAACTGCATTATAACTCTTTTAGTCCATTAAAATTGTGGTTTACATGAGCAAACACATGTTTTGCAGATGCTGATGGTCCGGCTCAGTAACCAAACTTGTATAGGTTATTTCACTCTGACTTTATGGCTGCAACTTCTTCATGATAACTTTGGATTGCTTTTGTGGAAATGCACGGTCAAACTTGAATTTGCTCAAGATGAAAGCCTTGAAGGCTCTCCATTTTTATCAAGTCTCTCTGATGGAGAAATAAGTAGAATAAACTCTAATCACTTGCAAAGGTGGGCTGTTCTCCTTTTTCTGAGGTGTTGTTTTGGTCTTATCAGCTCAACAAGGGACTCGAGCAAGCAGTGTACATGCGGAACTCTTAACTATTGCTTGTGTTACTCAGTCTCGGACTCAGACTGTTGTGGTAGAAAGAAAGGCTTCTTAGAGCTTTATAATTGGCTTCAAGAGCATCTTGAAATTGATATGTCCGTGGGCCGTGAATTATATATTGAGAAGTGTATAAATTTCACCTCATCTTTCCTTCAGCTTTTTATGCATGAGGTTTGTATTCAACTCTTTGAAAAACTTGTCTGGTTAACTCAACTAAATGTTAATCTGATCTGTTTGAAATCAGCTGCATTCAATAATCACATTTCTGAATTTCACTCTGGTTTAGGTACATATAGAGAAAGGTTAAGTAGGCAGTActgttaaatttatttcatgACTTTGAACTCTGAAGGTTTAGTAGTTAGTACTGTTAGATCTCTCTAGTCTCTATCACTTCATCTTAACTTGCATAGTTGCATTCAATGTCTTCCTTTTTCACTTTACAGACATGCATTTCTTGGAACTTTAATTTTCCAGTTACTTGTTTCTTCTTTGTTCAGGATGATGTTTTATTTAAAGTGCTTTTGCAATTGCGAAGCATACACTCTTGTGTTGAGCAATGGTGAGCATCAAGATTTCAGTTGGCTATATGTAGTTATTAGACTTTAAACATAACCCTTGTGCCTGAACTTAATTGTATTGTGGACTTTAAAGCAGGTCTAATGGAGAAAAGTACTCTTTAGGAGATATAGAAGAAGATATTCTTTCTCATATTTCACACATCATTAATCCTGTGAATCTGTTCCATCTATTTCTTGCAGAGGTAAGTGTTTTACATTCAGAAGGTTTGATGTTCTAACTTCCAAACATAGCCATATAGGCAAGCCTCTCCAGACAGAGGCTTAAGAACCAAACATAAGAGGCACATTATATTAGTTTGATTACTTAGACTTAATGATTGAACTGTTCCCGAGATTCTTATTCCTCATTCTCCTGCAGTTGCATTACGATCATCAAGTAATTCTTGATTACCTTATTTCTAAAGATACAGGAACTGATTGTGCAGAATATCTTCTAAGGTGCGTCTTCCAGTTGGTTTTATTTGTACCTGATTTTTCATGCCTTATAATTCGTCAGTCAAATAATCTATTTGGAGCATCAAAGCATTCTTACAATTTTGATTCTTTGCTGAGCTGGTCCTTTTGTTTTCTCATTTGTCCTTTTCTACATGACTTCAGCATGGttcttattgttttttattcttattcttTTTGCAGGTGTTTACGCACAGTGTGCAATTCATGGCATTTGTTTACAACATTTTCTATGCAGAAGAAAATAGTAAAATACTCATCttgcaagaaaagaaaaacctGTCTGGATATTTCTAGTCTTCAGGTGGAGGCATCATCTGTGCATGCATTGTACAGTTCTTCCACAATTGCAGAACAGGGAAAGAAAGATGTTGAATATATCGAGAAGCAGTACAAAACCAGAAAAAAGCTGTTCAAGGAAGCCAAAGGCTGCTTGCTTTCTTTGAAAGATTCTGTACAAAATCTTCAACAGAAGAATTTGTTCCCATATAATCCTGAAGTTCTTTTAAGACGGTGCGCTTTTTGAGTTATCTTTTGTCTGatttatattgatgtgtttgTGGTTCCACTAAAGGATTTATTTTCTTCATTGTTGTGATACGTGTGCCTTGGCATTGTTTAGTATGGAGGTTAACATAATGGGAAAAGATTGTGGCATATGTAATATGCATCATTTCATTTCCTCGGGAGTGAAATATTCTTTAGCAGCATAGGTTATAGAGCAGCATTTCCCATTCCGATTTTGTGGAATGCCTTCAATGAGACTTGTAAACTTTTGCTGATTACTATTTTTGTGGTAACTGTATAACTTTGCGTCTTCAATAGCAGAACTACTGATAAATTAGATTTATCTTACATTGTAAAAGTTGGCTTACATGATAATATCTCCGTTCTCCAGTCATTAATTCCAAAAGAGGTCCCATCTGACTTAACATCCATTTGATACAGTGATGTGAAGAACCCTAGGCATGAGCTGATTGCATTATCTACATGTTGACACATAGCCCTTTTCtgttaaaagaagaagaagacagtTTCTTACTATGCTGTTTAAACTACCAAGTTTTCATTTATGAAAATTATACTGATTGATCTCATGCAGTTTGACAAAGTTTGAGGAGCTGTGTTTTGATTAAAACGACATGGATTTTCCTTGAAAGGAGCAACTGTTCAGGAGTTTCAATGGGGCTGATAACTGCACCTTTTGAATTAAGATTGAACAATGAATTAAAGTTCTACCCGAAGTAGCTCTGGACTCCTGAGATTTTGATTACACGTCGACTGCGTTGACTGCGTTGACCGCATTGGTATTGTGTTTATAAAACTGTTTGTGACACTAGCTGTTATATTATATCAATGCTGCATGACCATACTCTTGAAGAGTTCTCCACTTGATTCTAGCACTATTCATGTTTGGGAAAAAATTGTTTGGATAAAATCTAGTATAATAATTGAAGAAGCCACCATGGCCTTCTTATCTCACCATACTAGACACTTTACTATTTTGTCTCATCGAGATTACCACAGAGTTGCCAATTGGAATTAACGATTGTGGGACCAGTTCAAGGTCCTCCTCTCTTAGTATAATGTGGTATCTTTCGACATATATGAATAACTTTGTCTTCTCGAAAAGTATATAGCCGATACTTGTACGGGCAAATAGAGTTTTTCGTTGATAGTATAAAAGTAAGCATTCAGCTAACAAAAGGGTGAGCAAAAGCGAAGTGATTCGACATGGAAGCTACTCGGAGGCATTTTGTTTTGGTCCATGGAGCCTGTCATGGAGCATGGTGTTGGTATAAGGTGGCAACTCTGCTGAAATCTGCTGGCCATAAAGTTACAACATTGGAAATGGCTGCTTCTGGGGTTCACCCCAAGCAGGTGGATGATATCCCTTTATTTTCGGACTACTATGAGCCCTTGACGGAATTCATGAAGACTTTGCTGCCAGACGAGAGGGTTATTCTAGTAGGTCACAGTTTGGGTGGGCTTTGCTTATCTGCTGCTATGGAGAGGTTTCCTGAAAAAGTTTCTGCTGGAGTATTTGTGACAGCTTATATGCCAGGCCCTGACTTCAGTTACGTCACTTTAAAGGAAGAGGTACGTTctgtctctctctctctctgaaTTGCAAATATAACTGTCAGGATTGGTCCTGAAGTGATCAGAATCCATGTGTTTATTTGTCTTTATGAATTAGTTTTCTTTCGTCAACAtagcaattttttaaaaactgataaaacaaataaattaggaGACGAGCGACTTGATTACTTATTGTGTCTTTAAAAGTAAGGAAAATGTTTTGCCTGCGACTCTGCTTAGCTCGTAAAATGCTCATAGCTTACATATTTACATTAGAACACCGTAAATCGCTTATTTCTAAGAAGTATAATTTCAGAAACAAGTCCATTACATGTTATAAGAAATTCTAAGTAGTAAATGGGGAAGATGAAGAGTGATTTGTCAATAAGAAACAAAGTTCACAAGATTTAGCATACTTTCTGTTGAATTTATCGTCAATTTAATTTGCAGTTGGTTGATGGATGAAtccaaagaaaaaaagaatctAGAAACAAGAGTTGGCCATGACTTTTGCATTTGCTCAACCACATGTCTTGTCTTTTTGTTTCTAAGCTGATGTTTACAATGCAGAATTGCTGAAAAGAGAACAAATAGAAACTCATATTCTATTATGACATCTACGTATTCCTGCACCTTTTATGAACTTGTCCTTGTGATTTACATTTTCCTTAATTCGGATTTATTTGCTATTAAGTGGTCTGTGGTGATatctaggggtgtgcaaaaaaagaactaaatttataaatcgaaCTAGACTTAACTAAATAGGTTCCATttggttttttaattattttgattggGTTCAAAATGTTAATTATTTCGGTTCATTTCGGTATTTActtgaaaaaatttgaaaaacccgaatcgaaccaaatattttatataaataaaactgTACAATTATATAACAAATACGTGGTGGAGTGACATGACTCCAAACTAAGTATGTTAATCCATCTGATCGACTTTCTTATTTGTTGAATTAATACACATTCTTTTAAATGCTATAGAATTTCAGAAAAAGCCGAACCAAATCAATTCAGAAAATCTGGTTTTTatgttt containing:
- the LOC126654618 gene encoding pentatricopeptide repeat-containing protein At3g50420 codes for the protein MSPLTFLETLINKCTTINSLKKARQLHALILTTTACSSYAQAPYLNNNVIAMYAHCGSRLDAQKVFDKMPQRNIISYNALISAYCRDCSYVGLSFKLYADMGFRGLRPNGATFTSLLQVCCSLEDWFLGCLFHGQVIKFGFVNDVCVQTTLLGMYSDRGDLESAEKVFMNVAEKDVILWNSIISANLKNGRITESLCLYGEMVRSGETPTRFTCSLVLNACSKLGYYSWGRVIHARVVILNVVPDSALQNSLLDMYCSCGDRKMAFSVFSRMENRNLVSWNSMISWCAKSGEGEKAMEMFVELLGKSFSKPDEYTFTAIISGTCDFPAYEYGKPLHAQVIKAGLHCSVFIGNALVSMYFNNSDTESARKVFSLTKEKDVVVWTEMIMGHCRLGDGESAIKLFCKMCQEGHKSDSFALSGALSACADLAILKQGQMIHAQTVKTGCGAEMSVCGSLVDMYAKNGNLQAAEKIFSEVSNPDLKCWNSMIGGFSHHGMAEEAITLFAEVLEYGLKPDQVTFLSLLSACNHCGLVEKGKFLWGYMTRNGIIPGPKHYSCMVSLLSRAGLLDEAEKLITESVYGEENLKLWRTLLSACVNKRDLKIGIRAAERVLKLDSEDRATYILLSNLFAVTGRYDGVAELRKKIRQLALEKDPGVSWIESKNDIHVFSSDDQSNLLIDKAQAEVHRLQVNMNKSVIDESEFDARIYST
- the LOC126654619 gene encoding uncharacterized protein LOC126654619 isoform X2, with the translated sequence MCRHLFFAKLCCLITNKLPVHTELEVVNLSKEKEKDLLIALSQIYRDIQKLECGGGLDLHHEDDHNCLIKVLADLIILLTVENRYVQHLVGNILVVISEFVSASGSEWDSFVKSLFICLKLVICNMLSHSLELATCGDGVLKCDPSSFVVLKSRLVNADGSTAAAIIRVLRNILKNLKQEDDDELHGVYLGSVSSFLSNMSSYIRGESQAGQISGTKESDSRNVHYMDALLERNICDEQKKILFLGTFIQFLCSLVEQSFEVEAEIGLQDHYPILCLITSFVPKFLSWQGNCDCSSVSLYFRHKLLMLMVRLSNQTCIGYFTLTLWLQLLHDNFGLLLWKCTVKLEFAQDESLEGSPFLSSLSDGEISRINSNHLQRWAVLLFLRCCFGLISSTRDSSKQCTCGTLNYCLCYSVSDSDCCGRKKGFLELYNWLQEHLEIDMSVGRELYIEKCINFTSSFLQLFMHEDDVLFKVLLQLRSIHSCVEQWSNGEKYSLGDIEEDILSHISHIINPVNLFHLFLAELHYDHQVILDYLISKDTGTDCAEYLLRCLRTVCNSWHLFTTFSMQKKIVKYSSCKKRKTCLDISSLQVEASSVHALYSSSTIAEQGKKDVEYIEKQYKTRKKLFKEAKGCLLSLKDSVQNLQQKNLFPYNPEVLLRRDVKNPRHELIALSTC
- the LOC126654619 gene encoding uncharacterized protein LOC126654619 isoform X3 is translated as MCRHLFFAKLCCLITNKLPVHTELEVVNLSKEKEKDLLIALSQIYRDIQKLECGGGLDLHHEDDHNCLIKVLADLIILLTVENRYVQHLVGNILVVISEFVSASGSEWDSFVKSLFICLKLVICNMLSHSLELATCGDGVLKCDPSSFVVLKSRLVNADGSTAAAIIRVLRNILKNLKQEDDDELHGVYLGSVSSFLSNMSSYIRGESQAGQISGTKESDSRNVHYMDALLERNICDEQKKILFLGTFIQFLCSLVEQSFEVEAEIGLQDHYPILCLITSFVPKFLSWQGNCDCSSVSLYFRHKLLMLMVRLSNQTCIGYFTLTLWLQLLHDNFGLLLWKCTVKLEFAQDESLEGSPFLSSLSDGEISRINSNHLQRWAVLLFLRCCFGLISSTRDSSKQCTCGTLNYCLCYSVSDSDCCGRKKGFLELYNWLQEHLEIDMSVGRELYIEKCINFTSSFLQLFMHEDDVLFKVLLQLRSIHSCVEQCRSNGEKYSLGDIEEDILSHISHIINPVNLFHLFLAELHYDHQVILDYLISKDTGTDCAEYLLRCLRTVCNSWHLFTTFSMQKKIVKYSSCKKRKTCLDISSLQVEASSVHALYSSSTIAEQGKKDVEYIEKQYKTRKKLFKEAKGCLLSLKDSVQNLQQKNLFPYNPEVLLRRLTKFEELCFD
- the LOC126654619 gene encoding uncharacterized protein LOC126654619 isoform X4 gives rise to the protein MCRHLFFAKLCCLITNKLPVHTELEVVNLSKEKEKDLLIALSQIYRDIQKLECGGGLDLHHEDDHNCLIKVLADLIILLTVENRYVQHLVGNILVVISEFVSASGSEWDSFVKSLFICLKLVICNMLSHSLELATCGDGVLKCDPSSFVVLKSRLVNADGSTAAAIIRVLRNILKNLKQEDDDELHGVYLGSVSSFLSNMSSYIRGESQAGQISGTKESDSRNVHYMDALLERNICDEQKKILFLGTFIQFLCSLVEQSFEVEAEIGLQDHYPILCLITSFVPKFLSWQGNCDCSSVSLYFRHKLLMLMVRLSNQTCIGYFTLTLWLQLLHDNFGLLLWKCTVKLEFAQDESLEGSPFLSSLSDGEISRINSNHLQRWAVLLFLRCCFGLISSTRDSSKQCTCGTLNYCLCYSVSDSDCCGRKKGFLELYNWLQEHLEIDMSVGRELYIEKCINFTSSFLQLFMHEDDVLFKVLLQLRSIHSCVEQWSNGEKYSLGDIEEDILSHISHIINPVNLFHLFLAELHYDHQVILDYLISKDTGTDCAEYLLRCLRTVCNSWHLFTTFSMQKKIVKYSSCKKRKTCLDISSLQVEASSVHALYSSSTIAEQGKKDVEYIEKQYKTRKKLFKEAKGCLLSLKDSVQNLQQKNLFPYNPEVLLRRLTKFEELCFD
- the LOC126654619 gene encoding uncharacterized protein LOC126654619 isoform X1 codes for the protein MCRHLFFAKLCCLITNKLPVHTELEVVNLSKEKEKDLLIALSQIYRDIQKLECGGGLDLHHEDDHNCLIKVLADLIILLTVENRYVQHLVGNILVVISEFVSASGSEWDSFVKSLFICLKLVICNMLSHSLELATCGDGVLKCDPSSFVVLKSRLVNADGSTAAAIIRVLRNILKNLKQEDDDELHGVYLGSVSSFLSNMSSYIRGESQAGQISGTKESDSRNVHYMDALLERNICDEQKKILFLGTFIQFLCSLVEQSFEVEAEIGLQDHYPILCLITSFVPKFLSWQGNCDCSSVSLYFRHKLLMLMVRLSNQTCIGYFTLTLWLQLLHDNFGLLLWKCTVKLEFAQDESLEGSPFLSSLSDGEISRINSNHLQRWAVLLFLRCCFGLISSTRDSSKQCTCGTLNYCLCYSVSDSDCCGRKKGFLELYNWLQEHLEIDMSVGRELYIEKCINFTSSFLQLFMHEDDVLFKVLLQLRSIHSCVEQCRSNGEKYSLGDIEEDILSHISHIINPVNLFHLFLAELHYDHQVILDYLISKDTGTDCAEYLLRCLRTVCNSWHLFTTFSMQKKIVKYSSCKKRKTCLDISSLQVEASSVHALYSSSTIAEQGKKDVEYIEKQYKTRKKLFKEAKGCLLSLKDSVQNLQQKNLFPYNPEVLLRRDVKNPRHELIALSTC
- the LOC126654621 gene encoding methyl jasmonate esterase 1-like isoform X3; the protein is MEATRRHFVLVHGACHGAWCWYKVATLLKSAGHKVTTLEMAASGVHPKQVDDIPLFSDYYEPLTEFMKTLLPDERVILVGHSLGGLCLSAAMERFPEKVSAGVFVTAYMPGPDFSYVTLKEEFDRQFNSFMDTEFMFDKGSNYPPTSIRLGPNCLATNLYQLSPTEDLTLATLLMRHLPFYENIAVQDTITVTKEKYGSVPRIFVVCDQDLIMTEDFQRWMIKNNPPDEYKSNHSTSERVSKS